In Nitrosococcus halophilus Nc 4, the genomic stretch GGGGGGTTGTCGAAGCCTATGAAGAGGTGGCTCGGCGTTTGGGGACGCCCTTGTAGGCGTAGAGCCTGGAAGAGGAGTGTCCTTTTCTGGGAAATATTACCCCTATTCGGCGAGGCGCCAGGCCACCGTTGTCCCTGCCCGCAGGGGGATTAATATTTGGTCGCCAAAAGGGAGTTTCTCGGGTACCCGCCAGGGGGTTTTAAGGAGCGTCACCGTCTCTTGGTTGCGGGGTAGGCCATAAAAATCAGGGCCGTGAAAGCTGGTAAAGGCCTCTAATTTTTCTAAAGCGCCGACCCCTTCGAAAATTTCGGCATAAAGTTCCAGGGCCGCATGGCTACTATAGATCCCTGCACAGCCACAAGCTGTTTCCTTTGCGGTTTTAGCATGGGGCGCGCTATCGGTACCTAGAAAGAATTTGGGATTACCGCTGATGGCTGCGGCGATTAAGGCTTGGCGATGCTTTTCCCGTTTGAGTACCGGCAGGCAATAATGATGAGGTTGAATACCTCCCGTTAACATGGCATTGCGGTTGAGCAACAGGTGGTGGGGGGTGATGGTCGCGGCGATGTTTTTTGGCGCCCCCTTGATAAAATCTACCGCTTCTCCCGTGGTAATATGTTCTAGCACTATCCGTAGGGCAGGGAAGTCACGGAGCAAAGGAATAAGATGGCGTTCGATAAAGACCTGCTCTCGGTCAAAAATATCGACGTTGGGATCAGTGACTTCACCATGAACCAACAAAGGGAGCCCTTGCTCTTGCAAGGCTTCCAATACGGCATAGCGTTGGCGTAAGTTGGTTACTCCGGAATCGGCATTGGTGGTCGCCCCTGCGGGATAGAGCTTAACGGCATAGATGTGGCCACTGTCGCGGGCGCGGGCAATTTCCTCAGGTGTGGTATTATCAGTAAGATAAAGGGTCATTAAGGGCTCAAAAGCGAGACCTTGAGGACGTGCCGCAAGGATACGTTCCCGGTACGCCAGAGCTTGGCCGGTAGAGGTGATAGGTGGCCGCAGGTTAGGCATGATGATGGCCCGGGCGAAACACCGGGCTGTGGCCGGAATGAGATCAGCAAGAACCTTTCCGTCCCGTAAGTGCAGGTGCCAATCGTCAGGTCGAGTTAATTGTAGTGTCATTGTCATCGTTCTAGTATGCCATAACCTTAAGGCTTTAAGGATCGGTTGGGATTCTGTCTTGACCCAAAGCAGGGATCTAGTTACTGTGTTTTGATAGCTTTGTTTAGGTATTACCCAGATAGCGCCTAAAGCCTTGCCCTTTCGGGTGGGGAGATAAGCGCAAACCGCTGGGCTGGCGGGGTTAGCCTGTGGAGCGGTCGGAACGGGGACGCCAGCATTCGCTGGCGTCTAGGGAAGGCGTGATGAAGCAGGAAGGTTTTTGGGGCGACCCAGGAACCCTCGTCCTGGGCGTAGCGAAGGGCGGGGAGTGTCAGCAACGGGTCCTGTTTGCGGGCGAATTAACTTAGTCAATTTAGAGGGGTTTCTGCCGTGGATCTCTTGAGTGGTGCCGAGATCCTTGTCCGGTGTTTGAAAGACGAAGGTGTGGAATACATCTTTGGCTATCCGGGCGGTGCCGTATTACATATTTATGATGCGCTCTATCAGCAAGACCAGGTCAAGCATGTATTAGTGCGCCACGAGCAGGGGGCGACTCATGCCGCTGATGGTTATGCCCGTGCCACGGGCAAAGCCGGTGTGGTGCTGGTCACCTCTGGTCCCGGTGCGACCAATGCGGTAACGGGTATTGCCACTGCCTATATGGATTCCATTCCCATGGTTGTGCTTACCGGCCAAGTGCCACGGGCGGCGATTGGCAGTGACGCTTTCCAGGAAGTGGATTCCGTCGGCATTACGCGCCCCTGTGTCAAGCATAATTTCTTGGTCAAGGACCTTAATGACCTGGCCTTAACGATCAGAAAAGCCTTTTACATTGCAACGACTGGCCGTCCGGGTCCGGTGGTGGTTGATATTCCTAAGGATGTGACGGATCCGAATATCAAGATTCCCTATCATTATCCTGAGCAGCTCACTTTGCGCTCTTATCACCACCCGGTGGCTGTAGAGACTCCGGAGCAAGTCAAAAAGGCTATCGATCTCATCTTATCCGCCCGCCGTCCTATGATTTATACGGGAGGGGGGGTGATTCTGAGCAATGCGGCCGAAGCACTGACGGAATTTGTTCGCTTGCTTGGCTATCCAGTCACCAACACTTTGATGGGATTGGGAGGATATCCCGGTACCGATCCTCAATTTGTGGGCATGTTGGGGATGCACGGGACTTATGAAGCCAATATGGGGATGCACGAATGTGATGTGTTGATCGCCATTGGTGCCCGCTTTGACGACCGGGTAACGGGTAACTTGGAGCAATTTTGTCCTTACGCCAAGATTATCCATGTGGATGTCGACCCTTCCAGTATTTCCAAGAATGTCCAAGTTCATATCCCCATTGTGGGGGATGTGGGGCTGGTGCTGAAGGAGATGATTGCCCACTTAAATAACGCCGATAGGAAGCCCGATCGAGAAGCTTTGGAGAGGTGGTGGTCCCAGATTGAGGAGTGGAAGAGCCACCGTTGTCTGCGCTACCAGCAAAGTGGCGAGCTTATTAAACCTCAGTATATTGTTGAAAAACTTTATGAGGCTACTCGGGGGGAAGCTTATATCACCTCTGACGTCGGTCAACATCAGATGTGGGCGGCTCAGTTCTATAAGTTCGACAAACCGAGGCGTTGGATCAATTCTGGGGGTCTGGGAACCATGGGGTTCGGCTTGCCAGCGGCCATGGGTGTGCAATTGGCTTATCCCGATTCTCCCGTGGTTTGTATTACCGGCGAAGCCAGTATCCAGATGTGTATCCAAGAACTATCCACCTGTATGCAGTACTCCTTGCCTATCAAAATAGTGAATCTTAATAATCGCTATATGGGCATGGTGCGCCAATGGCAGGAGTTTTTCTATGATCGGCGCTACTCCCACTCCTATATGGATGCTTTACCTGATTTTGTGAAGTTAGCCGAGGCCTATGGCCATATAGGGATGCAAATAGAAAAACCGGGTGATGTGGAAGCAGCCTTGAAGGAGGCGTTTGCCCTTCAGGATCGTTTGGTATTTTTGGATTTTATTACTGACCCGACAGAGAATGTGTATCCCATGATTGCTCAAGGTAAAGGGCATCACGAAATGCATTTAGGCCCTGAATGCGCGGTACCCCAATCACTGGAAAGAGAATGGGCCTAGCATGCGTCATATTATTTCTTTACTGATGGAAAATGAATCCGGCGCCTTATCCCGGGTCGCGGGTTTATTTTCTGCCCGCGGCTATAATATCGAATCCCTTACTGTCGCCCCGACGGAAGATCCCTCCCTGTCGCGGATGACATTGGTCACCTCCGGTTCGGATGAGATCATCGAGCAAATATTGAAGCAGCTGAATAAATTGATTGATGTGGTTAAGCTGGAGGATCTGACCCAGGGGGCTCATATTGAGCGGGAGTTAATGCTCATCAAGGTGCAGGCTGCCTCAGGGAGTGAAAGGGATGAGGTTAAACGCCTAAGTGATATTTTCCGTGGCCGTATTATTGATGTTGCTGATAATACCTATACGATTGAACTGACCGGTAGTGGAGATAAGCAGGACGCTTTTATTCAGGCGCTTAAAGAATTTCAGATCTTGGAAACCGTCCGTTCTGGAGCCATGGGAATTGCCCGTGGTGTAAAGGGGCTGCAAGAATAGGTGGACTGTGGCTAGCGGTTGGGTTCCATGCAAAAAGACAGAAGGTCCCTATTTGTTTCCTTCCTTGTTTTCTAAACCACGATTAAGCATTTTGACCCACGCCTGGCTGTGAATTATGTTTGCTAAAGATTAATCGCTGATCGCCACCTGGTTCGAGGGTTTATCCAAATACTGCAAGAAATTATTCCATCCTAGGGGAAATAGCTAGGGTGGAAGAGATGAGCCGGTAACCGTTGCCGCTGACGCGTTCTTGGCTATGAAACTGAATTTAAAGAAGTAACGTTGTTACGAGGAAGTTAATGAATATCTACTATGATAAAGATTGTGATTTATCCTTAATCCAGGGCATGCGGGTGGCCATTATTGGTTATGGCTCCCAAGGACATGCTCATGCTAATAATCTTAAGGACTCGGGTGTGGAGGTGGTAGTGGGCCTGCGTTCCGGTTCGGCCTCCGTCGCCAAAGCCGAAAATGCGGGTTTGACCGTTTTGCCTATTGAGACGGCAATTAAAGAAGCGGATCTGGTGATGGTCTTGGCGCCCGATGAACATCAGTCAAAACTTTATCAGGAAAATATTGAGCCCCACCTGAAGCAAGGCGCTATTCTTGCTTTTGCCCATGGTTTTAATATTCATTTTAGGCAAATTGAGCCGCGGGCTGATCTTGATGTGGTGATGATTGCTCCCAAGGGGCCTGGCCATCTGGTGCGATCCACCTACACCCAAGGGGGGGGAGTGCCCTCTTTGATTGCAGTGCATCAAGATGTTTCTACTAAGGCGAAGGATATCGCTTTATCCTATGCTTCGGCCAATGGGGGGGGACGGGCTGGAATCATTGAAACCACCTTTAGGGATGAGACCGAAACCGACCTCTTTGGCGAGCAGGCTGTTCTTTGTGGGGGAGTAACGGCACTGGTCCAGGCGGGGTTCGAGACTTTGGTGGAAGCCGGGTATGCTCCCGAGATGGCCTATTTCGAATGCCTCCATGAGCTCAAGCTTATCGTCGACCTCATGTATGAAGGTGGCATTGCCAATATGCGTTATTCTATCTCCAACACCGCTGAGTATGGCGATTTTACCCGCGGCCCTCGGGTCATCGGCGATGAGACCCAAGCCGAGATGCGTCGTATTCTGGGTGAGATTCAAAGTGGCGAATTTGCTCGGGAGTTCATTCTGGAGAACCAAGCAGGTGCCCCTACCCTTAAGGCGAAGCGGCGTCTAGGGCAGGAGCATGCTATTGAACAAGTCGGTGAAAGGCTGCGATCCATGATGCCGTGGATCGGGGAATCCCGCATTGTGGACCAGAGCAAAAATTAATTGTAGTGGACTCTGAGCAGAAACCTCTCTTAGCTGCGGGGGCCGGCAATAGCCGGCGCCGCAGGGGGATTTATCTTCTCCCCAACTTGCTGACTACGGCAGGCCTGTTTGCGGGTTTTTATGCCATTGTGGCGGCTATGAATGGCCGTTTTGAGGCAGCGGCGGTCGCTATCTTTGTTGCGATGTTAATGGACGGTGTGGATGGGCGCATTGCCCGTTTGACCAACACCCAGAGCGCTTT encodes the following:
- the pyrC gene encoding dihydroorotase, whose amino-acid sequence is MTMTLQLTRPDDWHLHLRDGKVLADLIPATARCFARAIIMPNLRPPITSTGQALAYRERILAARPQGLAFEPLMTLYLTDNTTPEEIARARDSGHIYAVKLYPAGATTNADSGVTNLRQRYAVLEALQEQGLPLLVHGEVTDPNVDIFDREQVFIERHLIPLLRDFPALRIVLEHITTGEAVDFIKGAPKNIAATITPHHLLLNRNAMLTGGIQPHHYCLPVLKREKHRQALIAAAISGNPKFFLGTDSAPHAKTAKETACGCAGIYSSHAALELYAEIFEGVGALEKLEAFTSFHGPDFYGLPRNQETVTLLKTPWRVPEKLPFGDQILIPLRAGTTVAWRLAE
- a CDS encoding acetolactate synthase 3 large subunit, with protein sequence MDLLSGAEILVRCLKDEGVEYIFGYPGGAVLHIYDALYQQDQVKHVLVRHEQGATHAADGYARATGKAGVVLVTSGPGATNAVTGIATAYMDSIPMVVLTGQVPRAAIGSDAFQEVDSVGITRPCVKHNFLVKDLNDLALTIRKAFYIATTGRPGPVVVDIPKDVTDPNIKIPYHYPEQLTLRSYHHPVAVETPEQVKKAIDLILSARRPMIYTGGGVILSNAAEALTEFVRLLGYPVTNTLMGLGGYPGTDPQFVGMLGMHGTYEANMGMHECDVLIAIGARFDDRVTGNLEQFCPYAKIIHVDVDPSSISKNVQVHIPIVGDVGLVLKEMIAHLNNADRKPDREALERWWSQIEEWKSHRCLRYQQSGELIKPQYIVEKLYEATRGEAYITSDVGQHQMWAAQFYKFDKPRRWINSGGLGTMGFGLPAAMGVQLAYPDSPVVCITGEASIQMCIQELSTCMQYSLPIKIVNLNNRYMGMVRQWQEFFYDRRYSHSYMDALPDFVKLAEAYGHIGMQIEKPGDVEAALKEAFALQDRLVFLDFITDPTENVYPMIAQGKGHHEMHLGPECAVPQSLEREWA
- the ilvN gene encoding acetolactate synthase small subunit, whose amino-acid sequence is MRHIISLLMENESGALSRVAGLFSARGYNIESLTVAPTEDPSLSRMTLVTSGSDEIIEQILKQLNKLIDVVKLEDLTQGAHIERELMLIKVQAASGSERDEVKRLSDIFRGRIIDVADNTYTIELTGSGDKQDAFIQALKEFQILETVRSGAMGIARGVKGLQE
- the ilvC gene encoding ketol-acid reductoisomerase, with amino-acid sequence MNIYYDKDCDLSLIQGMRVAIIGYGSQGHAHANNLKDSGVEVVVGLRSGSASVAKAENAGLTVLPIETAIKEADLVMVLAPDEHQSKLYQENIEPHLKQGAILAFAHGFNIHFRQIEPRADLDVVMIAPKGPGHLVRSTYTQGGGVPSLIAVHQDVSTKAKDIALSYASANGGGRAGIIETTFRDETETDLFGEQAVLCGGVTALVQAGFETLVEAGYAPEMAYFECLHELKLIVDLMYEGGIANMRYSISNTAEYGDFTRGPRVIGDETQAEMRRILGEIQSGEFAREFILENQAGAPTLKAKRRLGQEHAIEQVGERLRSMMPWIGESRIVDQSKN